In the Acidobacteriota bacterium genome, TTGATAGACAAGGCTCCGGCTGTTTGTTACTGTGTTACATACCCCATGGAAAATTATATCTGTATTCACGCACATTTCTACCAGCCGCCAAGGGAAAATCCATGGCTCGAGGCGATCGAGCGGCAGGAATCGGCCGCTCCCTGGCACGACTGGAACGAGCGGATCACGGCCGAATGTTACCTGCCCAACGGCATCGCCCGGATTCTGGACGCCCAGGGGCGCATCGACCGGGTGCTGAACAATTACAGCCGCATCAGCTTTAACTTCGGCCCCACCCTCCTCGGGTGGCTCGAAACCAACGACCCGTGGACCTACCGCCGGATCCTCGCCGCCGACCGCGAGAGCGCCGAACGGTTCTCGGGCCATGGCTCGGCTCTGGCCCAAGCCTACAACCACGCCATCCTCCCCCTGTGCAACCGACGCGACAAACGGACCCAGATATTTTGGGGGATCCGGGACTTCACCCGCCGCTTCGGCCGGCAACCGGAGGGAATGTGGCTCCCGGAAACGGCCGTCGACCTGGAAACGCTCGACATCATGGCCGAACTGGGGCTGAAATTCGCCATCCTGGCGCCCCATCAGGCCCGGAGGGTGCGCCGCCGTGACGAGCGCTCCTGGCATAATGTGGACATCCATTTGATGCAGGACCCCCGGGATGTGGACACCCACGCGCTCAAGGACACCCGAAACGTGGACACCCACCGCCGGGACATCCGAAATGTGGACACCCACCGCCCCGATACCCGGGATGTGGACACCCATCGCGAAGACAACCACCCGGTGGACCCCTGCCGCGCTTATGAAATCCTCCTCCCGAGCGGCCGTACCCTGGCCCTGTTTTTCTACAACGGCCCGATCTCCCTCGCCGTGGGCTTTCAGCACCTTCTCAATGACGGCAACGCATTTGTCAACAGACTTATGGACGGTTTTGCCCGACCGGACAAAAGACCCCGGCTGGTACACCTGGCCGTTGACGGGGAAACCTTCGGACACCATCACCGATTCGGGGAGATGGCCCTGGCCTACGCCCTGAACAGTATAGAGACAGACCGGAAGGCGCGCCTGACCAACTACGGGGAATTCCTGGAAAAACACCCCCCGACGTACCGCGTCGACATCCAGGAAGGTAGTTCCTGGAGTTGCGCGCACGGAATCGGACGCTGGAAGGAACACTGCGGGTGCCATACCGGCGCCCACCCCGGCTGGCAGCAGCTTTGGCGCACGCCCCTGCGGGAAGCCCTCGACTGGCTGCGCGACAGGTTGGCCGCCCTCTTTGCCGCCCAGGCCCCCGGCCTGCTCCGTGACCCCTGGGCCGCCCGAGACGACTATATTGATGTTGTTCTGCATCGCTCGCCAGAAACGCTCGAGCGCTTCTTCGGGAAGCATCAAGCGCACGCACTCGGCCCCGAGGAGAGGGTGCGGGCGCTGAAGCTTCTTGAAATGCAGCGGCATGCCCTGCTCATGTACACCAGCTGCGGCTGGTTTTTCGACGACCTGGCGGGGATCGAAACCCTTCAGATCCTGCAATATGCCGGCCGGGCGGTGGAGCTTGGGGAAGAACTCTCCGGGGCGGGGGAAATTGAGGCGCTCTTTCTCGCGATCCTCGAAAAGGCAAAAAGCAACCGGCCCGAGATGGGGAGCGGCAGCGACCTGTACCGAAAATTCGTCCGACCGGCAATGATGGATCACGCCCGGGCCGCGGCCCTTTACGCCGTCCGGTCGCTGATCGGGGAAGACGAGGAACGGGACCTCTACGCCTATACCATAGAGTCCCGGGACTCCCACACGGCCTTTGTCGGGGGCAGCCGATTGGCGGCCGGGCGCTGCCGCGTCACTTCAAAAAGCACCCTCGAAGCGGCCGAGGCGGAGTACGCCGCCGTCCTGACCGGGGATCCGGACGTCAGGGGAGGGATCCGGCTCCTGCCAGAGGGGGAGCCCGCACCGGACGGGCTCGAGGAGATCGTCCATGCGTTCGAAGGGGAAGATCTCTCCCGGGCGCTCGAACTCGTGCTCGCGCGTTTCGGCCCTGGGGTCTTCTCGCTCGAATCGCTGATCCCGGACGAGCGGCGCCGGATGGCGGACGCGCTGCTGGAATCCTCGGGGCTGGGCAGCCTCCTGGGCGATGCCTGGGAGGAAGCGGCGCCACTGTACCGCCTGATGTCCGGCCCGGGCATGGAGCCTCCGGAGACGCTGCACCTCCTCACTGCCGCAGCACTCCGGGCCCGGCTCGAACGGGCGCTCGACGTCGATGAACCGCGGCCGGAAGCGGCGGAGACGATCATCCGCCTCATGCAGGATGTCGAGTCCTGGAATATCGAACTGGACCGATCCAGTCTCGAGCGCCGGCTGCGCTCGGCAATCGAGCGGGCGGCGCGGGCGGCCATGGAAAAAGAAGGGGACGTCGAAGCTCTGAAGCGGACCCTGTCCACCGTCGGCCTGGCAGCGGCGGTCGACCTGCAGGTCAATCTCTACGGGACACAGAATATCTTTTTTGAAATGAGAGAAAGCTCGTACCCCGGAATGAAAGCCGCGTCGGATAGGGGGGACGAAGCGGCCGCTGCCTGGCTGGCCGCTTTCGTGGAACTGGGGGAGGCTCTTTCGATAAATCCGCCCGATCCCTGAAGGGGGCCATCCAGCCTATCTGGCTTCCGGCCAGGACGCTCTCTACCCGAGAAGTTCTCCGATGCCGGTGATGCTGCCAAGGATGCCGGCGGTTTTCATCGGCAGAAAAACCACCAGGCAAACCTGGACACCCATTGCCCGTCAGCCAGGCAAAGGACCCATGAGGATTCCCGGACACCCACCACTCTGGCCTTGCCCCCCCCTGATTTAAACGCGTGGGTGTCCCATATATCGTTGCCGCCGGAAATCGGGACACCCATCCCCTCTGATCTTCCAAGCAAAGATCAAGGAACCAGTACGCCCAATCTTTTCAATTCAAAAAAACATCGGGCACACGCGGCAACATCTGCGCCGGCATCGTGCGCCTCCTGGTAATCGCTCTGGAAGAGCGCCCGATACAATTGTGACAGCGTGGGCCATTTGTATCCGTAAGGGCCTGGAATGCGGCAGTATTCGGTCGATCGCTCCATGGTGCAAATACGTTTCTTGCTTCGAAATGGCAACTCCTGATTCAGGCGGAGGTATTCGGCCGAAATCACTTTCTCGTCAAATTTGATATTATGGGCCACGATGACCTCCGCCCTGGCTGCGGCAGAGCTGAAGTCTGCGGCCACCTCCCGCAGGCCCCTCCCCTC is a window encoding:
- a CDS encoding DUF3536 domain-containing protein, which codes for MENYICIHAHFYQPPRENPWLEAIERQESAAPWHDWNERITAECYLPNGIARILDAQGRIDRVLNNYSRISFNFGPTLLGWLETNDPWTYRRILAADRESAERFSGHGSALAQAYNHAILPLCNRRDKRTQIFWGIRDFTRRFGRQPEGMWLPETAVDLETLDIMAELGLKFAILAPHQARRVRRRDERSWHNVDIHLMQDPRDVDTHALKDTRNVDTHRRDIRNVDTHRPDTRDVDTHREDNHPVDPCRAYEILLPSGRTLALFFYNGPISLAVGFQHLLNDGNAFVNRLMDGFARPDKRPRLVHLAVDGETFGHHHRFGEMALAYALNSIETDRKARLTNYGEFLEKHPPTYRVDIQEGSSWSCAHGIGRWKEHCGCHTGAHPGWQQLWRTPLREALDWLRDRLAALFAAQAPGLLRDPWAARDDYIDVVLHRSPETLERFFGKHQAHALGPEERVRALKLLEMQRHALLMYTSCGWFFDDLAGIETLQILQYAGRAVELGEELSGAGEIEALFLAILEKAKSNRPEMGSGSDLYRKFVRPAMMDHARAAALYAVRSLIGEDEERDLYAYTIESRDSHTAFVGGSRLAAGRCRVTSKSTLEAAEAEYAAVLTGDPDVRGGIRLLPEGEPAPDGLEEIVHAFEGEDLSRALELVLARFGPGVFSLESLIPDERRRMADALLESSGLGSLLGDAWEEAAPLYRLMSGPGMEPPETLHLLTAAALRARLERALDVDEPRPEAAETIIRLMQDVESWNIELDRSSLERRLRSAIERAARAAMEKEGDVEALKRTLSTVGLAAAVDLQVNLYGTQNIFFEMRESSYPGMKAASDRGDEAAAAWLAAFVELGEALSINPPDP
- a CDS encoding 3'-5' exonuclease yields the protein MYMIIDCETTGLPRSWKAPVTDLENWPRVIQLAWALYDGTDALLESVVRLVRPDGFTIPHEAQRVHHISTERALLEGRGLREVAADFSSAAARAEVIVAHNIKFDEKVISAEYLRLNQELPFRSKKRICTMERSTEYCRIPGPYGYKWPTLSQLYRALFQSDYQEAHDAGADVAACARCFFELKRLGVLVP